In a genomic window of Plasmodium malariae genome assembly, chromosome: 4:
- the PmUG01_04021500 gene encoding conserved Plasmodium protein, unknown function, with amino-acid sequence MNITFIRIISLFLALFYVIIHVANCLKKVCLLSPVHNKNKNREFQKAAYHIIIKKNYFNLSTLRKIKIKYRKMYAFQDMVYTNKKKSIINLVYPDMIKKEKKYIADKLKEIIEKQENVRYPMVFNECINYFHSNFFFYYVFFSFLRIERYLFLLEKMKKLLLKKLLTKTWFAKKLKACSLSNVVPDLTLFEKRYIWNGRKVSALFKNNFSILNRKLNVLLDRYMQNDKYYYNTRNIKKDDCNKNLVISSPLHIAYALQLYGMFNNNYFLKSINSTTRLININMQFYLLKNYINDTYSSEKILYTYKTFVQLTVKKNMIPLFSSFQDSTKLIKYFESALDEIVKRQLDVDIPNLKIMNLLNFSVILLNLLLRKVIQVLFYFILFYIKKKIYERRKFMKDVYSFPFY; translated from the coding sequence atgaatataacttttattaGAATAATTTCGCTTTTTTTGGcgttattttatgtaataatacaTGTAGCAAATTGTTTGAAAAAAGTATGTTTATTATCACctgtacataataaaaataaaaatagggAATTTCAAAAGGCAGCATATCacattattataaagaaGAACTATTTCAATTTAAGCACtttaaggaaaataaaaataaagtacaGAAAAATGTATGCATTTCAAGATATggtatatacaaataaaaagaaaagtattaTTAACTTAGTTTACCCAGATATGAttaagaaggaaaaaaaatatattgcaGACAAATTAAAGGAAATTATAGAGAAACAAGAAAACGTAAGGTACCCAATGGTTTTTAATGAATGTATAAACTATTTTCATTCCAactttttcttctattatgtgtttttttcctttttaaggATTGAACGGTATTTATTCCTTcttgaaaaaatgaaaaaattattgttaaaaaaattgttaacaAAAACATGGTTcgcaaaaaaattaaaggcTTGCTCGTTAAGTAACGTAGTTCCAGATTTAACCTTATTCGAAAAGAGGTATATATGGAACGGAAGAAAAGTAAGTgcactttttaaaaacaattttagTATACttaatagaaaattaaatgtacTATTAGACCGATATAtgcaaaatgataaatattactataatacaagaaacataaaaaaagatgattGTAATAAAAACCTTGTAATTAGTAGTCCACTGCATATTGCGTATGCTTTACAACTATACGGCATGttcaataataattattttttaaagagcATAAACTCCACTACACGATtaattaacataaatatgcaattttatcttttaaaaaattatataaacgaTACATATTCATCCgaaaaaattttgtacacatataaaacCTTTGTTCAATTAACAGTTAAGAAGAATATGATTCCTTTATTTAGCTCGTTTCAAGATAgtacaaaattaattaaatattttgagtCTGCATTAGACGAAATAGTGAAAAGGCAACTGGATGTTGATATACCtaacttaaaaattatgaacttGTTAAATTTTTCAGTAATACTACTAAATCTTTTGTTAAGGAAAGTAATtcaagttttattttattttattttattctatatcaaaaaaaagatatacgAAAGGAGGAAGTTTATGAAAGATGTATATTCATTTCCGTTTTATTGA